Proteins co-encoded in one Streptomyces roseochromogenus subsp. oscitans DS 12.976 genomic window:
- the pcaD gene encoding 3-oxoadipate enol-lactonase, whose translation MTVKLLNHHAEGPVSAPPLLLGPSLGTSYALWDAVAPELSTSHRVVRWDLPGHGGSAPDLIGQGATVGDLAALVLTLADALGIDRFGYAGVSLGGAVGLHLAVHHPERLTSLAVVCSSAHFGGEAPWRQRAERVRREGMEWLVESADARWFTPGFSVPRLVRDHREADPEAYAACCDALAAFDLRDRLGDIAVPTLLVAGKQDPATPPAHLREIADAVPGSTLVELPGASHLAPAQCPRAVLTALRTQLDGPPASGMAVRREVLGDAHVDRAQARQTPFTARFQDFISRYAWGEIWTDPTLSRRERSMITLTALVAHGHHDELAMHVRAARRNGLTPEEIGAVLLQTAVYCGVPAANSAFATAQRVLDELTAEEGEAQDRG comes from the coding sequence TTGACCGTGAAACTCCTCAACCACCATGCCGAAGGCCCGGTTTCCGCTCCCCCACTGCTGCTCGGGCCCTCGCTCGGCACCTCGTACGCCCTGTGGGACGCGGTCGCGCCGGAGCTGTCGACCAGCCACCGCGTGGTGCGCTGGGACCTGCCCGGGCACGGCGGATCGGCGCCGGACCTGATCGGACAGGGCGCGACCGTCGGCGATCTGGCGGCCCTCGTGCTGACCCTCGCCGACGCGCTCGGCATCGACCGCTTCGGCTATGCGGGCGTCTCCCTCGGCGGCGCCGTCGGCCTGCATCTGGCCGTGCACCACCCCGAGCGGCTGACCTCGCTGGCGGTCGTGTGCTCCTCCGCCCACTTCGGCGGCGAGGCGCCCTGGCGGCAGCGGGCGGAGCGGGTGCGGCGCGAGGGCATGGAGTGGCTGGTGGAGAGCGCCGACGCGCGCTGGTTCACGCCCGGGTTCAGCGTGCCGAGGCTGGTGCGGGACCACCGGGAAGCCGATCCGGAGGCGTACGCCGCCTGCTGCGACGCGCTCGCCGCGTTCGACCTGCGGGACCGGCTCGGCGACATCGCCGTACCGACGCTCCTCGTGGCGGGCAAGCAGGATCCCGCGACGCCGCCCGCGCATCTGCGGGAGATCGCCGACGCGGTGCCCGGCTCGACGCTGGTGGAGCTGCCCGGCGCCTCCCATCTGGCGCCCGCGCAGTGCCCGCGGGCCGTGCTGACCGCGCTGCGCACCCAGCTCGACGGGCCGCCGGCCAGCGGGATGGCGGTGCGCCGGGAGGTGCTGGGCGACGCGCACGTGGACCGGGCGCAGGCCCGGCAGACCCCGTTCACGGCCCGCTTCCAGGACTTCATCTCCCGCTACGCCTGGGGGGAGATCTGGACCGACCCGACGCTGTCCCGCCGTGAGCGCAGCATGATCACCCTGACCGCGCTGGTCGCCCACGGCCACCACGACGAACTGGCGATGCACGTCCGCGCGGCGCGGCGCAACGGGCTGACGCCGGAGGAGATCGGCGCGGTGCTGCTCCAGACCGCCGTCTACTGCGGGGTGCCGGCCGCCAACTCCGCGTTCGCGACGGCCCAGCGGGTCCTGGACGAACTCACCGCCGAGGAGGGCGAGGCCCAGGACCGAGGGTGA
- the pcaG gene encoding protocatechuate 3,4-dioxygenase subunit alpha — translation MPKIDPRSPEHVLPTPSHTVGPFYGHALPFRGGEDVAPLGHPDTITVHGYVLDGEGNPLPDALVELWGPRPDGTVPQTGGSIRRDPATGGYLGRNGVEFTGWGRIQTDPDGHWYARTLRPGARGQSAPYLSVCVFARGLLHHLFTRIYLPGDDTALAADPLLTRVGDRRDTLIAGDEGRGTHRFDIRLQGEGETVFLEYR, via the coding sequence ATGCCGAAGATCGACCCGCGCAGCCCGGAGCACGTGCTGCCCACCCCGTCCCACACGGTCGGCCCCTTCTACGGCCATGCGCTGCCCTTCCGCGGCGGCGAGGACGTCGCGCCGCTCGGCCACCCGGACACGATCACCGTGCACGGGTACGTGCTCGACGGTGAGGGCAACCCGCTGCCGGACGCCCTGGTGGAGCTGTGGGGTCCGCGCCCCGACGGCACGGTCCCGCAGACCGGCGGGTCCATCCGCCGGGATCCCGCGACCGGCGGCTACCTCGGCCGCAACGGCGTGGAGTTCACCGGCTGGGGCCGGATCCAGACCGACCCCGACGGTCACTGGTACGCCCGTACGCTGCGGCCCGGCGCCCGGGGGCAGAGCGCGCCGTACCTCAGCGTGTGCGTCTTCGCGCGCGGCCTCCTCCACCACCTGTTCACCCGGATCTACCTCCCGGGCGACGACACCGCGCTCGCCGCCGATCCACTGCTCACCCGCGTGGGCGACCGGCGCGACACGCTGATCGCCGGCGACGAGGGCCGGGGCACCCACCGTTTCGACATCCGCCTTCAGGGCGAAGGCGAGACGGTCTTCCTGGAGTACCGGTGA
- the pcaH gene encoding protocatechuate 3,4-dioxygenase subunit beta, with protein sequence MTLTQQDIDQEIAARHAAYEKGVADGAPVEHHPRRDYPPYRSSVLRHPQQPLVAIDTAQDPELVELHSPAFGERDITEIDNDLTRHHRGEPVGERITVTGRLLDRAGRPVRGQLIEIWQANSAGRYAHHREQHDAPLDPNFTGAGRTLTDAEGRYHFTTIQPGPYPWRNHLNAWRPAHIHFSVFGAAFTQRLVTQMYFPNDPLFRYDPILQSVTDDAARQRLVATYDHSLSVPEFSLGYHWDIVLDGPAATWIEEGR encoded by the coding sequence ATGACTCTCACCCAGCAGGACATCGACCAGGAGATCGCCGCCCGGCACGCCGCCTACGAGAAGGGCGTCGCCGACGGCGCCCCCGTCGAGCACCACCCGCGCCGCGACTACCCGCCCTACCGGTCCTCCGTGCTCCGCCACCCCCAGCAGCCCCTGGTGGCCATCGACACCGCCCAGGACCCCGAACTCGTGGAGCTGCACTCCCCCGCCTTCGGGGAACGGGACATCACCGAGATCGACAACGACCTCACCCGGCATCACCGGGGCGAGCCGGTCGGCGAGCGGATCACCGTCACCGGGCGGCTCCTGGACCGCGCCGGACGCCCGGTGCGCGGCCAGCTGATCGAGATCTGGCAGGCCAACTCGGCCGGACGGTACGCCCACCACCGCGAACAGCACGACGCGCCGCTCGACCCGAACTTCACCGGTGCCGGCCGCACCCTCACCGACGCCGAGGGCCGCTATCACTTCACCACCATCCAGCCGGGCCCGTACCCGTGGCGCAACCACCTCAACGCCTGGCGGCCCGCGCACATCCATTTCTCGGTGTTCGGTGCGGCGTTCACCCAGCGGCTGGTGACGCAGATGTACTTCCCGAACGACCCGCTGTTCCGGTACGACCCCATCCTGCAGTCGGTAACGGACGACGCGGCCCGTCAGCGGCTGGTGGCGACCTACGACCACAGCCTGTCGGTGCCGGAGTTCTCGCTCGGGTACCACTGGGACATCGTGCTGGACGGCCCGGCCGCCACCTGGATCGAAGAAGGGCGCTGA